A stretch of DNA from Candidatus Binatia bacterium:
GAAAGGGGCGGAGATGTTCACCGATCCGACTCCGCCCGCACCCGAGGTGGCGCTTCCGCGCTTCTCGGGTCCACCCGGCTGCCGGCGGTGAGCCGGATCTGTCCGTCGGTAACGATCTGCTCGCCGGCCTGCACACCCTCGGTAATGACGACATCGGCCCCGGTGCTCATCCCCACCGTGACCGGACGCACCTCGGCGACGCTTGCCGGCGTCACGACGAATACGAACTGCCCCTGTTGGCCGGTCTGGACCGCCGCCGCAGGCACCACCAGCGCGCCGTTCTCGGTCGAGACGGTCAGCGCCACGTTGACGAATTGGCCGGGCCACAGCGACTCGTCGCGGTTCGCGAAGAGCCCTTTGAGCCGCACCGTGCCGGTAGTGACGTCGACGCTGTTGTCGATGAACTCCAGACCGCCGCTTACCGCGGGCGTTCCGTCCGCCTCCGCCGTGACCGCCAGCGTCTCCGCCGCGGCCCGCCGCCGGATTGCCGGCAGGACCTGCTCGGGTACCGAGAAGGTCACGAACGCGGGCTGCACCTGGTTGATGACGGCCAGGGTCGTGTCGTTGCGCCGCACGACGTTACCGGGATGGACCAGCAACTGACCGACGCGGCCGTCGATCGGCGAACGAATCGTGCAGTACTGGAGCTGGAGCCTGGCGTTCTCGACCATCGCCTGCTCCGCACGTGTCGCGGCCCGCAATGCGGCCGCCCGCGTCGCGGCCTGGTCGTACTCGTCGCGGGAGATGAACCCGTCCTTGTACAGACGCTCGCGGCGATCGAACTCCACCTCGGCGTTGTTCGCCTCGGCAACGGTCTTCGCAAGGCTGCCTTCAGCCTGCCGCAGGGCGGCCTCGAAAGGCCGTGGATCGATGGTGAACAGCAGGTCGCCCTTCCG
This window harbors:
- a CDS encoding efflux RND transporter periplasmic adaptor subunit, with amino-acid sequence MRIAVRRREIGLATAVLALTGMAVFAGCSSESEGHGGGRAGGSIEAVPVVVATVRREDVPVQVRAIGTVDPFSTVSVKPQVDGQLAEVHFAQGAFVRKGDLLFTIDPRPFEAALRQAEGSLAKTVAEANNAEVEFDRRERLYKDGFISRDEYDQAATRAAALRAATRAEQAMVENARLQLQYCTIRSPIDGRVGQLLVHPGNVVRRNDTTLAVINQVQPAFVTFSVPEQVLPAIRRRAAAETLAVTAEADGTPAVSGGLEFIDNSVDVTTGTVRLKGLFANRDESLWPGQFVNVALTVSTENGALVVPAAAVQTGQQGQFVFVVTPASVAEVRPVTVGMSTGADVVITEGVQAGEQIVTDGQIRLTAGSRVDPRSAEAPPRVRAESDR